ggttgttgtttttttgttgcttaacgcccagccgaccacgaagggccatatcagggcggtgctgctttgacatataacgtgcgccacacacaagacagaagtcgcagcacaggcttcatgtcccacccagtcacattattctgacaccggaccaaccagtcctagcactaaccccataatgccagacgccaggcggagcagccactagattgccaattttaaagtcttaggtatgacccggccggggttcgaacccacgacctcccgatcacggggcggacgccttaccacttggccaaccgtgccggttgttaCCGTGCCGGTTGTTACCGTGCCAGTTGTTAGTGGTTAATATTAGAGCTTGGCAAGCAGTCTCAAAAGTACACTTGTATGGAACAATTTGAGggcgagggggagggggaaaacAATTGCTCTGGAAGTGACCCTAAATTTCAGCACACAATTGTTGCCACATCAACATCAACTGCTTGAGTTTACATTATATGCTGTTGCCTAAAGTTGCAATGAACTGAATTGAGACCACTGTCAATAATATAAAACATTTCTTTGGCAAATTAGAACATCAAAATAGTCCACGTGAACTAACACAAACTAAACTTGGGGAGAAAAAGAACTGTAGCACTTATTGTAACAAATTTTAACAAAATCACACTTGTGTCATTTAGTTAAACTGTTTGTGCCCTAAAAAGCGCCATCGTGATCTATTTGAGGCCAGATAATATCTTTCACGTGGCTCACGTGACTGCCAACTCAAATGAAGGTATACCTCAAAACTCGACCCCCAAAAAATTAATTTCCAAAGCTTCAAATCAAGATAAAAACCCGTAACAGCTTAAAGGCATGATATCAAAATATTGTACCATTTTTGAAACACAGCTAAAATTAAAGAACATGCTTATGAAATTTGGCATACGTTcgatgttctttttttttaaatgcgatCTTTTCAGAGGGCTCAATACATAAACCACTTCATTTACGATTAAAACAATAAGTTCAAGCAGTACAATAACGCTAATGGGCCGAGTTGTGTAAAATACAGACAACAAAAGGAAACCATACAGAAAGATAGAAAACCCTATGCACCTGCACATATCCAAAGGGGAAGGAGTTTGACGTTTGTTGGAGTGACTTCTGGTGAAACTGTGTCCGCCATTGTTTCACCATGTTGGAGATCTGACAACCGTATTGCTCGGCACGCCCCGTGTTGGCCTCCCCTAAGTAGTGAAGAACAACATACAGGGTACTTCGTTAGTGGCACATCAGGATCTAATCGTTGTTTGTGTACTGAAATTAAAATATAAATGTATATTACATTTCAACAGGAATGTAAATTTGCAGTTCATTTCTTCAAGTCGTCATAGGTATTATTTGTCTGGTTCAAGCAAAGTCAGTGAGGACCCACGTTACACACGAATAGATGCTTCGTTCAAAGTAATAATAGCAgtaacataaaaataaaacaatccaaaatatGTAAAGTTATAATATTATCTCAATTTGCAATCATAAAAAAGTGTTTATGAACCAGCATTTTTCTTTGGAAGAATCAAGGATATAGTCAGCTTTATAGATTCAATCATTACTCTTTCACAACATTTAGGCGCACTTGCCATTTGAAAAGACGCTTCAAAGCAAATATGGTTCATATGACAAGTTAAACTCTGAGATCTTTCTTGTCTTTCAAAACGTACTCACCTTGGTACCAGAGAGCACCGTACAGCGTGGTGCTCAATAGCGGGTGGATCATGGCATTATACAGAACGCCGTTACCATGGCGGGCCCTGCGGACACATTTCATGTGGcattacacgcacacacctagacacacagacacaggccaGGAATATGtacacgaatacacacacacacacacacaaacacaagtgtacaCACCCGTGTTAGCTTGCACACACAGTGCATCAACAGAAACATTTTCCCTGAGTATACAATGTTTTTTCAGTGTACTATTGCTTTCGTTTAGAAGCAAATTAACATTTAATCTGGGCAGTGTTATGGTACCAAACATACAATTTGTACAGACAGTTTTTcagttacttcttcttcttcttcttgttgccgctacacgtggagaccagtccaatttagaaatgtagtggtcatctgcagggacgccgccgtgccgtacagcttatcctggatgGGGGTTGGCTCCGGCCACATCTTCCTTCTCAACAACTGGAAGTTCCCGCAGTCTTGTAGGATGTGGtgggtgtcctgctctgcttctccacagggacacatcGGGGATGGCACAACTTTCAGCTTTGAGTGGAGGTGTTTGTTCAGCCTGTTGTGCCCTGTTCGCAGCCTAAAGATAGTAACCTGCTCTGGTCTTGTGAGCAGGTGAAGGCTGTCTTTTTGAGCCGGGGTTCGGAACAGGGCTTTAGTGATGGTATTTAGCTCGGCAAGGCTCACGGCgttgtcttcttgttctttttctgcaCCGGATTTTGCCAGGTCATCGGCTTTCTCATTTCCCTCTATGCCGCAGTGTGAGGGGATCCACTGAAGCACTGTCCGTAGGCTCTTGATGTTGTTGAGGGCCTTCTTCAATGAGGGTTGACTGTCACTGTTATAGGCTTGCAGCACAGAGAGGGCGTCTGTTAGGAAGACGACATTTGTGTTGTGCTCTGCTCTTTTCGCGATGGTGTGTGCTGCCTGAATGAGAGCGTATACCTCTGCCTTGTAGTTGGTGCAGTAAAGGCCGGTCGGAAGCGTCTCTTCCGTCCGTTCTCCACCGGGGTATTGGATGTGGTTTTTTCAGTTACTATTTACAATGTTTAAATCACACTTAAAGGCCAGCAATCTTCTGACACCGACTACGCTACTGATTTAGAATCAAATCAATTCGCCGGCATGCACTACTCTCAAAATAGAATTCTAATTCCGAACCGTTTGTTATGCTGTGCACACGCCGTGAAGACTTGTGGGGGTGACCAGGCTTCAAGAGGGGTACCACCCCAGGACGACTCTACCAGGCCAATGGGATACTTCAGTTTGTCGTGCAGATACTCCGCGAATAGCCAGCACACCGCTGAGGATGAACCAATGTAGCCTGCAAGAAAACATAAAGTGACATATACCACGCGCTGCCTAGCTCTTTCTCTGTTATTCTGGTGTACTTTAAATGTGAAATATACCACGAGCTGCTTTTGGAACGCCATGAGAGAGAACTTTTCATATgttcctacatacgtgagagagaccaacCACTGTCATAACAAAAGCATGTACTCATACATGATATATCATGTAAACGAGGTCGCCTAACATTAGTCTGGCAGATACCtaattttccactgctcattatgacaaagtcaccgagacaaaacgTCATTCTCAGTCACttttgtgtttgctgttttttcTCAAAATGTACATGTCAGGCTAACCTTTCTAGAGTGACATCTTTTTTGCTCTGACGTCACAGATTTCatgaggctttggaagagatctaGGTTCCATAAAATGCGTCTTCTATTCGGACGTTTCAACACCGAGACGTTTGGAGTACGAGTCACGTAAATACAGAATGTAGGAggaacagaatactacatggcttgctgtttcataccaggtttacactccgtttaaaaagaaaatcgctttcgctcgcatttcaatgTTTAAAAAGACATGTCGTGTAAACCTTGtaagacacagcaagccatgttaCATGTATCCACATGGACAAACTGCATACGATCCATCGGCGGGAATCCACTTAATAGAAGAAAAGATTGTGAAAGGTGAACATTGGACAAACTGAAAAGTAATCAGAGATAGACTGAGAAGTGTGGGATGTTAGCGATGGGCAAGTAGGGTAGGGTACTAACAGAAATCCGAGTCAATCTAttaacaaacttttttttaccACGTCTAACCGCTCAGCTTTTTTGTCTGATGCGATCCAACATAATACTTTCAAGCATAGGAATACAGTAAGGGCTAACTTGAGTTGGGACCGGTCCAGGGAATGTCAAAGGCCATGGTGTCCTGGGGTGTGGCGCTCTCGACCAGCTTGGCCCTTGTGAAGCGGATGTCAGGGAACTGCAATGCGTGATGCAGCTCTGCTGTGGCGTTAATCACCTGTGATATGGAAAAAAGGTCGCGAGTGTAAGTGCCTGCATTTGTACACAAGTGTTGGACGATTCCGTCCGGTCTAAAAGACCAGTATGTGCAGATGTGATTTTCTTATTTAAATTCCAGTCATTTGTTTTGCAATTATCGGCTTTATAAACAGACTTTTATGTATGACAAATATTTGAATGTATTACCACAACATTTGGGATTATTATTTTTGCGTTTTAGAACGCTAAATCACAAGTTGCCTATTCAGAAAGGAAGGTTTCTGAATATATTACAaaatgaaaaagtgtgtgtaaAGTATAATAATGGCGATATTGGGGATGATTATCATCATGTGTTTATTTGCAGTTTTCCCAGTGAACTGAGCAAATTCGTTGATCATTTCAGTATCGCAAAAATCCTAATGTGAATAAGTTCCAACGTTTGTTTTCCACAACAAAGAAACTAGTTTTGTAAAGCTAAAATCACCTTATAAAATGTATTTCAAAATTCTGAATTGGTGCCGATATTTTAAAATGGTATAATTATATTGTCAGTTTTGTTTGAATTATGAAATCCTTTTTTTCCCCATCAGATTGAGCTTAAATGTATATATGCATGTTGAAAccgttttcattttttttattgttttttagttttttcATGTACCCTTAATGGGTTTTCTTGAATACATcatttgccttgccttgccttgcttaCAGACTGCAGTGAATGTTCACACCTGGAAACACAGAAAAAACCCTCTATAATGGGTTCAATCCCAGCCATTAATGATTGAAAATTTCTTCCTGGAGCCAGAGacacaacacagacagagatagatttCTACATTACTAACACGGCTGAAGCTGAAGTACATGTTGCTCTGTCCTGAACACAGCCACACGTCACCAAACAACACGTCATGTAGCATCACGTGACCGTCACTGGAGCTGACGTCAACGGTGAACGGTCCCTTCCCAGTCTGTGCCGGAAGTTCCAGCTTCCATTTCCCCTGGGACACTTTGGCCGTGACCGTTGTACCTTGTGACccttgacctgtgaccttggCGGTGATGGTGTCGCCCTCAGTGTCTGCAGTGCCCCACAAGACGGCTTGTTGTGGGGCGCGTTGTAACACCATGTGGTCACCGAAGTAGGTGGCCAGTTTCAAGGCACAATCGCCTGAGGAAATTGACTTCATCGTGTATATAAACGTAAATTTTACTTCTGCGACTTCTGCTACTCGAAAAGGATGCACACATATTCTTAAAGGTTATATTTGCATCGTGAATCTCTAGCACATTACAAAATGCTGTACAATGGTTTGGGGTCCTAGAGCCAACGACAATCAAAACACTTGTTGTTTTCCGTTCATTTCTTTCTCTATCTATCCGATCATCCGTTTGATCATCTACCCTCGTAATGTTTGAGAGGGACTAGAGTGTTACACTATACATCTTGAAAACGTGCAAGCTTGTGCAACCTTCCTTCTCTGATAGGTACTGCAGATGTGGTGAACACAATACAAACGACAAACACATCCAACTTAGTACGTGTGCTTTTGGGACTAccaaaatattgtattttagcgttaaaaaagaagaagttaaAAACACGACAGAAATCATTAGAGAAGTGATGAAAGAGAAATCAATGTCTACATAAAACGGTTAAAACAAAGGtcaaaatgagagagaaaacaagtcgcgtaaggcgaaaatacaacatttagtcaagctgtcgaactcacagaatgaaactgaacgaaatgcaatttttcagcaagaccgtatactcgtagcatcgtcagtccaccgctcatgacaaaggcagtgaaattgacaagaagagcggggtagtagttgcgctgagaaggatagcacgcttttctgtaccactcttcgttttaactttctgagcgtgtttttaatccaaacatatcatatctatatgtttttggaatcaggaaccgacaaggaataagatgaaagtgtttttaaattgatttggacaatttaattttgataataatttttatatttttaattttcagagcttgtttttaatataacatacttatatgtttttagaatcagaaaatgatgaggaataagatgaacgtaaatatggatcgttttataaaaaaaaattttttttacaattttcagatttttaatgaccaaattcattaattaatttttaagccaccaagctgaaatgcaataccgaagtccggccttcgtcgaagattgcttggccaaaatttcaatcaatttaattgaaaaatgagggtgtgacagtgccgcctcaacttttacaaaaaagccggatatgacgtcatcaaaggtatttatcgaaaaaaaagaaaaaaaacttcggggatatcattcccagaaactctcatgtaaaatttcataaagatcggtccagtagtttggtctgaatcgctttacacgcacgcacacacacacacacacacacacacacacacacacacacacacacacacacacacacacacacacacacacaccacgaccctcgtttcgattccccctctatgacCCCCTCGGGTCAAAAcatgactaaatataaaaagatacaaataaatcaaactacaacaacagcagaaacTGATCGTGAGAATCACTGCTGATTTGTAGTTGGAAGACTATCATAATTGCCAATGAGGGAGAAATTGTCTAAAAGCAGAGAGCGAAATGATGATAtgatagttgttgctttttgggtccagcggaccatataggccaaatcaggaccctacaagtttaacattacactaatttaaattaaaccaatttcaaaaaacaaagtcCGGAACGTTACCCGAAGGGAACACAAAAGTTAAGTCGAAACCCTACGTGTCAAGGAT
The sequence above is a segment of the Littorina saxatilis isolate snail1 linkage group LG3, US_GU_Lsax_2.0, whole genome shotgun sequence genome. Coding sequences within it:
- the LOC138962434 gene encoding sialate O-acetylesterase-like — translated: MASAWVLIFVFAAFFPQGDCALKLATYFGDHMVLQRAPQQAVLWGTADTEGDTITAKVTGQGSQGTTVTAKVSQGKWKLELPAQTGKGPFTVDVSSSDGHVMLHDVLFGDVWLCSGQSNMYFSFSRVINATAELHHALQFPDIRFTRAKLVESATPQDTMAFDIPWTGPNSSYIGSSSAVCWLFAEYLHDKLKYPIGLVESSWGGTPLEAWSPPQVFTACAQHNKRARHGNGVLYNAMIHPLLSTTLYGALWYQGEANTGRAEQYGCQISNMVKQWRTQFHQKSLQQTSNSFPFGYVQLAGNFHDSLVGAFPGERWAQTANYGYNPNPAMPKTFMAVAMDLPDYNSPYGTIHPRYKQDVAQRLVLGALNVAYGQKDVVFQGPFPSAFMEGQHTLDIQYDHGHAKLTVNNNNGFEVCCSVSNMTHCDDRHDAWVAAPITKHQTSLVTLNTSGCGTRHVVGVRYEWRTSPCDFKQCSLYDSASGLPAPPYISHDLEPNQGPEIIG